A portion of the Plasmodium gaboni strain SY75 chromosome 5, whole genome shotgun sequence genome contains these proteins:
- a CDS encoding Hsc70-interacting protein, giving the protein MIDEKKVEDLKQFVTLCQEDPSILLKPELGFFKTFIESFGGKVGKDKEFFEKSASDESTEEKSDEEEAEEDEDDKDDVEEEEEEEEEEEDERCKDFMVEETIECPPLAPIVDEDLSDEVLEQISNLKMEAAELVQDNKLEEALEKYNKIIAFGKPSAMIYTKRASVLLSLKRPKACIRDCTEALNLNIDSANAYKVRAKAYRHMGKWECAHADIEQGQKIDYDEDLWDMQKLIEEKYKKIYEKRRSKINREEEKKRKKREKELKKRLAARKAAEKAYNKANNKRENYDSDSSDSSYSEPDFSGDFPGGMPGGMPGGFPGGFPGGMPGGMPGGMPGGMPGGMPGGFPGGMPGGMPGGMPDLNSPEMKELFNNPQFFQMMQNMMSNPQLISKYANDPKYKNLFENLKNSDFGNMMGKENGKN; this is encoded by the exons atGATAGATGAGAAAAAAG TTGAAGACTTAAAACAGTTTGTGACACTTTGTCAAGAAGACCCATCCATTTTATTGAAACCAGAATTGGGGTTCTTTAAAACATTCATTGAAAGTTTTGGAGGTAAGGTTGGTAAAGACAAAGAATTTTTTGAGAAGAGTGCAAGTGATGAAAGTACAGAAGAAAAATCAGATGAAGAAGAAGCAGAGGAAGATGAAGATGATAAAGATGATGTAGAAGAAGAGGAAGAAGAAGAGGAAGAGGAAGAAGATGAAAGATGTAAAGATTTTATGGTAGAAGAAACTATTGAATGCCCTCCATTAGCACCAATAGTAGATGAAGATTTATCTGATGAAGTATTAGAACAAATTAGTAATTTAAAAATGGAAGCTGCTGAACTTGTTCAAGATAATAAATTAGAAGAAGCattagaaaaatataataaaataattgCCTTTGGTAAGCCATCTGCTATGATATATACAAAACGTGCTTCCGTTTTGTTAAGCCTAAAAAGACCCAAAGCTTGTATAAGAGATTGCACTGAAGCcttaaatttaaatatcGATAGTGCTAATGCTTATAAAGTTAGAGCAAAAGCTTATAGACATATGGGTAAATGGGAATGTGCACACGCTGATATTGAACAAGGTCAAAAGATTGATTATGATGAAGACTTATGGGATATGCAAAAATTGATcgaagaaaaatataaaaagattTATGAAAAGAGAAGATCCAAAATTAATAgagaagaagaaaaaaaaagaaaaaaaagagaaaaagAATTGAAAAAAAGATTAGCAGCTAGGAAAGCAGCTGAAAAGGCATATAATAAAGctaataataaaagagAAAATTATGATTCAGATTCGTCTGATTCGTCTTATAGTGAACCTGACTTTTCTGGAGATTTCCCAGGAGGTATGCCGGGTGGAATGCCAGGAGGATTTCCAGGTGGATTTCCAGGAGGAATGCCAGGTGGAATGCCAGGTGGTATGCCAGGAGGTATGCCCGGTGGAATGCCCGGTGGATTTCCAGGTGGTATGCCAGGAGGAATGCCCGGTGGTATGCCTGATTTAAATTCCCCCGAAATGAAAGAACTTTTTAATAACCCCCAATTTTTTCAAATGATGCAGAATATGATGAGTAATCCACAATTAATATCTAAGTATGCTAATGATCCCAAATATAAAAACCTATTTgagaatttaaaaaattctGATTTTGGTAATATGATGGGAAAAGAGAATGGCAAAAATTAA
- a CDS encoding hypothetical protein (conserved Plasmodium protein, unknown function) — MQSINNITSIDELLYLFDSLINDGHIITILSIKYSLNLPSDLSQKFIQFYFERRKEELRATYLVEGYKKDNIEYICAILNDEDISELKKDEGKFSIRIYSIQSNKSRSDLSLLWRQELNELNKLYQKTDLKRQLIVPHFSDIILDDLKVKPFENNSATPNIIQSSQNDIKEDNKNKPNTPISVKIKKEINDVNEPLSSNNTNIDKPKNLKQNNIYSFIEKEKNVDNYSNNIKDVNENNKTTTSSVINTGYNKGNDNINKLLETSSISNKRKMNFEDNVFKIKRENISIDSNNNDINKIACDDSPDSNHINNFENNIALNNKRIKKEIEYDQSADSSSKSSDKDLLHENFEASKCDSKSKLFEYDSNDEETEVNTSEENEKPPSVLPEIKTVKQTHMYYENGYLVTLDKNTCVKVKNETSTTNDVNNVLKESIPSNNKKRKVLQQTLLTNFFKKKK, encoded by the exons atgcaaagtattaataatataacaagCATTGACGAATTACTATATTTGTTCGATTCTCTCATAAATGATGGACACatt aTAACCATCTTGAGCATAAAATATTCACTCAATTTACCGTCTGATTTATCTCAAAA atTTATACAGTTTTACTTTGAAAGGAGAAAAGAGGAACTTCGAGCAACATATCTAGTAGAAGGTTATAAAAAGGATAACATTGAATATATCTGTGCtatattaaatgatgaaGATATATCAG agttaaaaaaagatgaagGTAAATTCTctataagaatatatagCATACAATCGAATAAAAGTAGATCAGATTTGTCCCTCTTATGGAGACaa GAATTGAATGAGTTAAATAAGTTATACCAGAAGACTGATTTAAAGCGTCAATTAATTGTTCCTCa TTTTTCTGATATTATCCTAGATGATCTGAAAGTTAAACcttttgaaaataattctGCTACTCctaatattattcaatcaagtcaaaatgatataaaagaagataataaaaacaaacCCAATACTCCTATATCCgttaaaataaaaaaagaaattaatgATGTGAATGAACCTTTATCTAGTAATAACACCAATATAGACAAACCAAAAAATCTgaaacaaaataatatatatagttttattgaaaaagaaaaaaatgttgataattattcaaataatataaaagatgtaaatgaaaataataaaacaacTACATCTAGTGTAATCAATACAGGATATAACAAAGgtaatgataatataaataaattattagaAACTTCATCAATATcaaataaaagaaaaatgaattTTGAAGATaatgtttttaaaataaaacgtgaaaatatttctatagattcaaataataatgatattaacAAAATTGCATGTGATGATAGTCCGGATAgtaatcatataaataattttgaaaataacatcgctttaaataataagcgaataaaaaaag AAATTGAATATGATCAAAGTGCCGATTCATCCAGTAAATCAAGTGACAAAGATTTGTTACATGAAAACTTTGAag CTTCCAAATGTGATAGCAAATCAAAGTTGTTCGAATATG ATTCGAATGATGAAGAGACTGAAGTAAACACTTCTGAAGAAAATGAGAAACCTCCAAGTGTTTTACCAGAAATTAAAACa GTTAAACAAACACATATGTATTATGAGAATGGTTATTTGGTTACCCTCGACAAAAATACATGTGTTAAAGTAAAAAACGAAACATCGACAACAAACGATGTTAATAATGTTCTTAAGGAATCCATTCCgtcaaataataaaaaaagaaaagttCTTCAACAAACTTTGTTAAc gaatttttttaaaaagaaaaagtaa
- a CDS encoding RNA helicase 1 → MNNNSLYDNNRKDEKEENNKDDSSDDFVYEPLSVRKKRFMDNLVSSFVEEKKKTKKNKEDENYEEEERRGANDRMNNKEDKKYSNNNNNNNICDDNNGEFKIDFKKTLLETFHKIRLEKKNDEIDETEEIRKREEKLLAQVSKALNAPLQSVKERAKGIVYKKNVESIWRLPKKYKILKKDYVEKIRSIFYIDVNGENIPAPIKNFKDMKFPKAILKGLKKKNIKKPTQIQMQGLPCILLGRDIIGIAFTGSGKTIVFVLPLIMKCLEAEMRCKLEEGEGPIGLIICPSRELATQTHNIIKYFCEYLYKDNFPVLKSLCMIGGVSAYEQGREIQKSIHMIVATPGRLNDMLNKKRMTLEQCRYLCFDEADRLIDLGFEEEVRNTLDHFSSQRQTLLFSATMPKKIQEFAKSTLVNPIIINVGRAGAANLDVIQEVEYVKEEFKLSYLLDVLQKTGPPVLIFCENKKDVDDVHEYLLLKGVNAVAIHGNLGQTERQEAINLFREGKKDILVGTDVASKGLDFPSIEHVINYDMPKDIENYVHRIGRTGRCGKTGIATTFINKNQEEAILLDLKALLIEAKQKIPPFLEMLDSKGLNLKEIGGVKGCSYCGGLGHRITQCSKLESQRNKQTLVTNKDILSNNKYNSMNAYTGDW, encoded by the coding sequence atgaataataattcgTTATATGACAATAATAGAAAGGATGAGAAGGAAGAAAACAATAAAGATGATAGTAGCGACGATTTTGTTTATGAACCTTTGAGTGTTAGGAAAAAAAGATTTATGGATAATTTAGTAAGTAGTTTTgtagaagaaaaaaaaaaaaccaaaaaaaacaaagaaGATGAAAATTATGAAGAGGAAGAAAGAAGAGGTGCTAATGATAGGATGAACAATAAAGAggataaaaaatatagtaataataataataataataatatatgtgatgataataatggTGAGTTTAAAATtgattttaaaaaaacattattAGAAACTTTTCATAAGATACgattagaaaaaaaaaatgatgaaattGACGAGACAGAAGAAATACGAAAAAGAGAAGAAAAACTTCTGGCTCAAGTATCTAAAGCATTAAATGCTCCCTTACAGTCAGTTAAAGAAAGAGCTAAAGGTAtagtatataaaaaaaatgtagaATCGATATGGAGATTACctaaaaaatataaaatattaaaaaaagattatgtcgaaaaaattagaagtattttttatattgatGTTAATGGTGAAAATATCCCTGCACcaataaaaaatttcaaAGATATGAAATTTCCAAAGGCTATATTAAAAggtttaaaaaaaaaaaatattaagaaGCCAACACAAATTCAAATGCAAGGATTACcatgtatattattaggAAGAGATATTATAGGTATAGCATTTACTGGTAGTGGGAAAACAATAGTATTTGTATTACCTTTGATAATGAAATGTTTAGAAGCAGAAATGAGATGTAAATTAGAAGAAGGAGAAGGACCGATAGGTTTGATAATCTGTCCATCTAGGGAACTAGCTACACAAacacataatattataaaatatttttgtgaatatttatataaagataatttTCCAGTATTAAAATCTTTATGTATGATTGGTGGTGTAAGTGCATATGAACAAGGAAGAGAGATTCAAAAAAGCATACATATGATAGTAGCTACACCTGGTAGATTAAATGATAtgttaaataaaaaacGAATGACATTAGAACAATGTAGATATTTATGTTTTGATGAGGCTGATCGATTGATTGATTTAGGTTTTGAAGAGGAAGTACGTAATACATTAGATCATTTTTCAAGTCAAAGACAGACTTTATTATTTAGTGCAACTATGCCTAAAAAAATACAAGAATTTGCAAAATCAACATTAGTGAACCcaattattataaatgttGGTAGAGCAGGTGCAGCAAATTTAGATGTCATACAAGAAGTAGAATATGTAAAAGAAgaatttaaattatcatatCTTTTAGATGTCTTACAAAAAACAGGACCTCCtgtattaattttttgtgaaaataaaaaagatgtGGATGATGTAcatgaatatttattactAAAAGGTGTGAATGCAGTTGCTATTCATGGAAACTTAGGACAAACAGAAAGACAAGAAGcaataaatttatttcGAGAAGGTAAAAAAGATATACTTGTAGGTACAGATGTAGCCTCTAAAGGTTTAGATTTTCCATCTATTGAACATGtaataaattatgataTGCCAAAAGATATAGAAAATTATGTACATCGAATAGGAAGAACAGGACGTTGTGGAAAGACAGGAATAGCAACCacttttataaataaaaatcaaGAAGAAGCAATATTATTAGATTTAAAGGCTTTACTTATTGAAGCCAAACAAAAAATACCACCATTCTTAGAAATGTTAGATAGTAAAGGATTAAACTTAAAAGAAATCGGAGGCGTCAAAGGATGTTCTTATTGTGGTGGTCTAGGACATAGAATCACTCAATGTTCAAAATTAGAATCACAAAGAAATAAACAAACCTTAGTAACAAATAAGGACATATTATCTAATAATAAGTATAATAGTATGAATGCTTATACAGGTGACtggtaa
- a CDS encoding putative AP-1 complex subunit beta, whose translation MSDLRYFQTTKKGEIHELKEELHSSHKEKKKEAIKKIIAAMTVGKDVSTLFSDVVNCMQTSNIELKKLVYLYVINYAKVQPELAILAVNTFRKDSSDPNPLIRALAIRTMGCIRLEQITEYLIEPLRRCLKDEDPYVRKTAVICIAKLYDISPKLVEEEGFIDTLLDILDDNNAMVVANAVISLTDICENSNKSILKDVINKDENNVNKLLNAINECVEWGQVFILDALVLYEPKTSKDAERVLERILPRLSHANSAVVLSSIKVILCLLDKINDKEFIKNVHKKLSPSLVTLLSAEPEIQYIALRNINLITQKLPNMLSDKINMFFCKYNEPAYVKMEKLDIIIRLVSDKNVDLVLYELKEYSTEVDVEFVKKSVRAIGSCAIKLPQSSEKCINILLDLIDTKINYVIQECIVVIKDIFRKYPNKYESIITILCENLESLDESNAKASLIWIIGEYVERIDNADELIDSFLENFSDEPYNVQLQILTASVKLFLKCSKNTKDIITKVLKLSTEESDNPDLRDRAYIYWRLLSKNIEVAKKVVLADKPPIQEENKITDNKVLNKLIKNISMLSSVYHKLPETFISKKNSSSFNSDNNNDHMEHDDHYDDDDDDDNNNHVLKIKKQMEKQKYDSYSSDNKKSNHSRSSTDSYNNSSDDFNYDKDDADDSKKSMDLIGLNDDEAKPKKTVPPVKMIQVLSPEDAGLKGQTGLSIFSSINRIERKIQLKISVTNQTQNEIVVSGVQINKNSFGLSSPNNLDVQNIAFGETKEMLIYLIPNTLNSNTPPATPLFLQVAIRTNVDIFYFNVPYDIFVVFVENFHMEKDIFKKKWQIIEESKESILMAVSPMVITSD comes from the exons atgTCTGATTTACGCTATTTCCAAACGACTAAAAAAGGAGAAATCCATGAGCTGAAAGAAGAATTACATTCTTCTCATAAGgagaagaaaaaagaagCAATTAAAAAGATCATTGCTGCTATGACTGTAGGTAAAGATGTGTCGACATTATTTTCTGACGTTGTGAATTGTATGCAAACATCTAATatagaattaaaaaaacttgtttatttatatgttataaatTATGCTAAGGTTCAACCCGAATTAGCTATTTTGGCTGTTAATACATTTAGAAAAGATTCATCAGATCCAAATCCACTTATAAGAGCTCTAGCTATAAGAACAATGGGATGTATACGTCTAGAACAAATAACAGAATATTTAATTGAACCTTTGAGAAGATGTTTAAAAGATGAAGATCCATATGTAAGAAAAACTGCTGTTATATGTATTgcaaaattatatgatatatcACCTAAATTAGTAGAAGAAGAAGGCTTTATAGATACACTATTAGACATATtagatgataataatgcTATGGTTGTTGCTAATGCTGTTATATCATTAACAGATATATGTGaaaattcaaataaaagtatattaaaagatgttataaataaagatgaaaataatgtaaataaaCTTTTAAATGCTATAAATGAATGTGTAGAATGGGGTCAAGTATTTATTTTAGATGCATTAGTTCTATATGAACCAAAAACTAGTAAAGATGCTGAACGTGTTTTAGAAAGAATATTACCAAGATTATCACATGCAAATTCAGCAGTCGTATTATCATCTATTAAAGTTATTTTATGTCTCTTAGATAAAATTAATGATAAagaatttataaaaaatgtacataaaaaattaagcCCATCCTTAGTTACACTTTTATCAGCAGAACCAGAAATTCAATATATAGCattaagaaatattaatCTAATAACACAGAAATTACCTAATATGTTATCagataaaattaatatgtttttttgtaaatataatgaacctgcatatgtaaaaatggaaaagctagatattattatcagACTTGTATCAGATAAAAATGTAGATTTAgttttatatgaattaaaagaatattcGACAGAAGTAGATGTCGaatttgttaaaaaaaGTGTAAGAGCAATAGGAAGCTGTGCTATAAAATTACCACAATCTAGTGAGaaatgtattaatatattattagatTTAATTGAtacaaaaattaattatGTCATACAAGAATGTATTGTTGTAATTAAAGATATTTTTAGAAAATATccaaataaatatgaaagTATTATTACTATCTTATGTGAAAATCTTGAATCATTAGATGAATCCAATGCTAAAGCATCTTTAATATGGATTATAGGTGAATATGTTGAACGTATTGATAATGCTGATGAATTAATAGATTCATTTTTAGAAAATTTTAGTGATGAACCTTATAATGTTCAATTACAAATACTTACAGCAAGTgttaaattatttttaaaatgcTCTAAAAATACTAAAGATATTATAACCAAAGTTTTGAAATTATCTACAGAAGAAAGTGATAACCCCGATTTAAGAGATAGagcatatatatattggagattattatctaaaaatattgaagTTGCTAAAAAAGTTGTACTAGCTGATAAACCACCTATTcaagaagaaaataaaattacaGATAATAAagtattaaataaattaatcaaaaatatatctatgTTATCATCTGTCTATCATAAATTACCAGAAAcatttatatcaaaaaaaaattcatcatcttttaattcagataataataatgatcaTATGGAACATGATGACCattatgatgatgatgatgatgatgataataacaATCATGTTcttaaaattaaaaaacaaatggaaaaacaaaaatatgataGTTATTCtagtgataataaaaaatcaaaTCATTCAAGATCATCAACTGATTCTTATAATAACTCATCTGATGATTTCAATTATGATAAGGATGATGCAGATGATAGTAAAAAATCTATGGATTTAATAGGATTAAATGATGACGAAGCTAAACCTAAAAAAACTGTACCACCTGTCAAAATGATTCAGGTCTTATCACCAGAGGATGCTGGTTTGAAGGGGCAGACAGGTCTCTCCATTTTTTCCTCAATCAATCGTATCGAAA gAAAAATTCAACTAAAAATATCAGTAACAAATCAAACTCAGAACGAAATCGTAGTATCAGGAgttcaaataaataaaaattc ATTTGGATTGTCTTCACCTAACAATTTGGATGTACAAAATATTGCCTTTGGAGAAACAAaag AAATGctcatatatttaattcCAAATACCTTAAATTCGAATACCCCTCCAGCAACACCCTTATTTTTACaa GTTGCTATAAGAACAAATgtagatatattttatttcaatGTACCTTATGACATTTTTGTCGTTTTTGTCGAAAATTTTCATATGgaaaaagatatatttaaaaagaagTGGCAAATTATAGAAGAATCAAAAGAG aGTATATTAATGGCTGTAAGCCCTATGGTCATAACATCAGACAT
- a CDS encoding putative eukaryotic translation initiation factor 3, subunit 6, which produces MEENNNFDLTGKICSYLDPHMVQIILTWLKENKVGDVNELEKNLELINEGCDKEIGIIENEYTNGNRGVINNYLESLELEIDEFQEGMNEYKIDQMNKIGSNLEKKSIVGLREWCNIYLLDKNKKYTFSDNIDDKILKLSRYYYQKKDYVKSKQYLLLYILNISEIIINISESSKMKTCYWGIISNIINSFFMNINNDEYLFSKNEDGKIIVKEDIINEINVCIESIIKLSQLLNKEKVSKNEIILQRSWLIHWSLIIIFHFFMYVIYIKNIYPKNNSFSMLQDWFIDEKNLSILNLICPHIIRYYCVYAIFYRNRKDHFELILNTLNFIKSKYNDSFTSLLISIFTDYDFNMAQTCIATIGNLCERDVFLYKLKPYIEEQCRFIIFETYCRIHKSINIDMISNKVNLTREQAEKWIVNLIRNAKLDAKINSEKNCIEISTPPPNLYQQVIDKTQNLIMRSNFIVQVLNRSSNDDQHQIQKNIRFKNKNDKNLKNHKRNKNFNHIYQMNNKLVSPDT; this is translated from the exons atggaagagaataataattttgattTGACTGGTAAAATATGTTCCTACTTAGATCCTCACATGGttcaaataattttaacATGGCTAAAGGAGAATAAg GTTGGTGATGTGAATGAGTTAGAAAAGAATTTGGAGTTAATAAACGAAGGGTGCGATAAAGAGATTGGAATTATTGAGAACGAGTATACAAATGGGAATCGAGGtgtaataaataattatttagAAAGTTTAGAATTAGAGATAGATGAATTTCAAGAAGGTAtgaatgaatataaaatagaTCAGATGAATAAAATAGGAAGTAATTTAGAAAAGAAAAGTATTGTAGGTTTAAGAGAATGgtgtaatatatatttattagataagaataagaaatatacatttagtgataatatagatgataagatattaaaattgagcagatattattatcagAAAAAAGATTATGTGAAAAGTAaacaatatttattattatatatattaaatatctctgaaattataataaatatatctgAATCATCAAAAATGAAAACATGTTATTGGGGTATTATtagtaatataataaatagtttttttatgaatataaataatgatgaatatttattttctaaaaaTGAAGATGGGAAAATAATTGTTAAAgaagatataataaatgaaattaatGTATGTATTGAAAGTATTATTAAATTGAGTcaattattaaataaagagaaagtatcaaaaaatgaaataatattacaaaGAAGTTGGTTAATACATTGGtcattaataataatatttcatttctttatgtatgtaatatatataaaaaatatatatcctaaaaataattctttttctaTGTTACAAGATTGGTTTAtagatgaaaaaaatttatctatattaaatttaatatgtCCACATATAATTAGATATTATTGTGTATATGCTATATTCTATAGAAATAGAAAAGATCATTTtgaattaatattaaatacattaaattttattaaatcaaaatataatgattcatttacatcattattaatatccATATTTACAGATTATGATTTTAATATGGCTCAAACATGTATAGCAACAATTGGTAACTTATGTGAACGTGATGttttcttatataaattaaaacCTTATATTGAAGAACAATGTagatttattatatttgaaaCATATTGCAGAATTCATAAATCTATTAATATTGATATGATTTCTAATAAAGTTAATCTAACAAGAGAACAAGCAGAAAAATGGATTGTCAATCTAATCAGAAATGCTAAACTAGATGCTAAAATTAATAGTGAAAAAAACTGTATTGAAATATCTACACCACCACCTAATCTATATCAACAAGTTATTGATAAAACACAAAATCTTATTATGAGATCTAATTTTATTGTTCAAGTTCTAAACAGATCTTCAAATGATGATCAACACcaaatacaaaaaaatatcagattcaaaaataaaaatgataaaaatcTAAAGAATcataaaagaaataaaaactTTAATCATATCTACCAAATGAATAACAAACTGGTCTCACCCGacacataa
- a CDS encoding hypothetical protein (conserved Plasmodium protein, unknown function) yields the protein MNEPDDNSNDVIVHSFEEDIWNLYKKDNYMKHCIVRDNIEPIALEEEIHILKKEEGHTFKLSEILESLDNKKEEEEEAKSDTSSLEYIEQEKKEEEEEEENGKLYNGVYLHEVNIIDNTNYFECNKIYDENIYPISILGDMYINNIIQFKDISPYHSIYKVHKVEWFLSVDINENRIHEIIPFSVGKNIQIPFESLGKYIFCKAYRRIYKNNPFKEKDTNTVFDPHTYINKPVRFKCNPEYIEKYSLTCKGPVLISIDLAFKVLTYLCAHFFSTKMNLHDPLNNLRSLFWWSNMKGKEKEEAEDDDEEEDDNMTYTTSSISQTGEDDNKIYITNMTINFDEIRFIFYDSPDKKNKISTSNSDKNNNNYNYNGDNIRCNPLERKEMIFNLYEVEFRISNKNDGIILIICKDIHKYFTFEKYKMITIKPFHKNICINELWIILLAFKSAYSYKNLFKKYPKTIFRNTNISFVQNMVNNYIIKSYNSNKNKNIPFHKINTIFNEL from the coding sequence ATGAATGAACCTGATGATAATAGCAATGATGTTATAGTCCATTCCTTTGAAGAGGATATTTGgaatttatataagaaGGATAACTATATGAAACATTGCATTGTTAGAGATAATATTGAACCAATAGCCTTAGAGGAAGaaattcatattttaaaaaaagaagaaggTCACACATTTAAATTATCCGAAATATTAGAATCTttagataataaaaaagagGAAGAAGAAGAAGCAAAATCAGATACATCATCACTAGAATATATAgaacaagaaaaaaaggaagaagaagaagaagaagaaaatggtaaattatataatggtgtatatttacatgaagtaaatataatagacaatacaaattattttgagtgtaataaaatatatgatgaaaatatatatcctATTAGTATATTAGGtgatatgtatataaataacataaTTCAATTTAAAGATATTTCTCCTTATCATTCAATTTATAAAGTACATAAAGTGGAATGGTTTTTAAGTGTAGATATCAATGAAAATAGAATACATGAAATCATACCATTTAGTGTAggtaaaaatattcaaataCCTTTTGAGTCATTgggaaaatatattttttgtaaagCTTATAGAcgtatatataaaaataatccatttaaagaaaaagataCAAATACAGTATTTGACCCtcacacatatataaataaacCAGTTCGTTTTAAATGTAATCCAgaatatatagaaaaatattctCTTACCTGTAAAGGGCCCGTTTTAATTTCCATCGATCTTGCTTTTAAGGTGTTAACATATTTATGTGCTCATTTTTTTAGTACAAAAATGAATCTACATGACCCCTTAAATAATTTACGTTCCTTATTTTGGTGGTCTAACATGAAAGGAAAGGAGAAAGAAGAAGCGGAAGATGATGATGAGGAGGAGGATGATAATATGACATATACTACTAGTTCTATAAGTCAAACTGGTgaagatgataataaaatatatattacaaatatgacaataaattttgatgaaataagatttatattttatgatagtccggataaaaaaaataaaataagtaCATCTAACagtgataaaaataataataattataattataatggTGATAATATTAGATGTAATCCCTTGGAAAGGAAAGAAATgatttttaatttatatgaagTAGAATTCAGaatatcaaataaaaacGATGGgatcatattaataatttgtaaagatatacataaatattttacatttgaaaaatataaaatgataacTATAAAACcttttcataaaaatatatgtataaatgaattatgGATTATATTATTAGCTTTTAAATCAGcttattcatataaaaatctttttaaaaaatatccCAAGACCATTTTTAGAAATACTAATATTTCCTTTGTGCAGAATATGgtaaataattatataataaagtCTTATAATTcaaacaaaaataaaaatataccttttcataaaataaacactatttttaatgaattgtag